Proteins from a single region of Haloarcula laminariae:
- a CDS encoding DUF302 domain-containing protein, translating into MPLPIDPEALESGDIGEKRATLEMDHEAAVEHVRTTFTEAGFGVPVEFSPSELLNEKVDADRDPYYVLGACNPRMADRALDATDGRIGALFPCNVVVWQEAPGVQTVYHVSIMRAARLLGMAPDDEVMADIVADTGELVEEAFGNL; encoded by the coding sequence ATGCCACTGCCAATCGACCCCGAGGCGCTCGAATCGGGCGATATCGGCGAGAAGCGCGCCACGCTGGAGATGGACCACGAGGCCGCCGTCGAACACGTCCGAACCACCTTCACCGAGGCCGGTTTCGGCGTCCCGGTGGAGTTCTCGCCCTCGGAGCTGCTCAACGAGAAAGTCGACGCCGACCGCGACCCCTACTACGTCCTCGGCGCCTGTAACCCCCGGATGGCCGACCGCGCGCTCGACGCGACGGACGGGCGAATCGGCGCGCTCTTCCCCTGTAACGTCGTCGTCTGGCAGGAAGCGCCGGGCGTCCAGACGGTGTATCACGTCAGCATCATGCGGGCCGCCAGACTGCTCGGGATGGCGCCCGACGACGAGGTGATGGCCGACATCGTCGCGGACACCGGCGAGCTGGTCGAGGAAGCCTTCGGGAACCTCTAG
- a CDS encoding ATPase, whose translation MKLLVAGGDRVDAGKTTFSVGLLAHTGARGFKPRAGNNYWFDHDDYEVATEQGRLYGKDARRLAAASPGDVEPEAINAIHRLWHPSPGPSKGLLGQAARQFVVDRVGAAEGVGEFVVNGTVDTPDSAIERLPLDAAPRVTSLPDFNDLMGVMHAEALADLGEEIAAADRAVVESYGDIARPLDGFEPDAVAVVEPGRARFYDGRRYAKACEIATGGPEAGQLEERVENVVDLIDRSGAVRLPALDSETRKDPAAVADAYDHAYDALLATAFD comes from the coding sequence ATGAAGCTGCTCGTGGCCGGCGGCGACCGGGTCGACGCCGGGAAGACCACCTTCTCGGTGGGCCTGCTCGCACACACCGGCGCACGGGGGTTCAAGCCCCGGGCCGGCAACAACTACTGGTTCGACCACGACGACTACGAGGTGGCGACCGAACAGGGGCGACTCTACGGCAAGGACGCCCGCCGGCTGGCCGCCGCCTCGCCGGGCGACGTCGAGCCGGAGGCTATCAACGCCATCCACCGGCTCTGGCACCCCTCGCCCGGCCCCTCGAAGGGGCTGCTCGGCCAGGCGGCCAGACAGTTCGTCGTCGACCGCGTCGGGGCGGCGGAGGGCGTCGGCGAGTTCGTCGTCAACGGCACCGTCGACACCCCCGACTCGGCCATAGAGCGGCTCCCGCTCGACGCCGCTCCGCGGGTCACGTCCCTGCCCGATTTCAACGACCTCATGGGCGTGATGCACGCCGAGGCGCTCGCCGACCTCGGCGAGGAGATAGCGGCGGCGGACCGCGCGGTCGTCGAGTCCTACGGCGACATCGCCCGCCCGCTGGACGGGTTCGAACCCGACGCCGTCGCCGTCGTCGAACCGGGCAGAGCGCGCTTCTACGACGGGCGACGCTACGCGAAGGCCTGCGAGATAGCGACCGGCGGTCCCGAGGCGGGCCAGCTGGAGGAGCGGGTCGAGAACGTCGTCGACCTCATCGACCGCTCGGGGGCGGTTCGGCTCCCGGCCCTCGACAGCGAGACGCGCAAGGACCCGGCGGCCGTCGCGGACGCGTACGACCACGCCTACGACGCGCTGCTGGCGACGGCGTTCGACTAG
- a CDS encoding DUF5827 family protein: MPVPKTEFDDVRSFDLYEPEDVLDDDMLYTIPELARLLQGLPVDAELSDFNESVFIDWAIPWMIYNQDDLVFAEPDDDEVVGLYGLAET; this comes from the coding sequence ATGCCTGTCCCGAAGACCGAGTTCGACGACGTCCGTTCTTTCGACCTCTACGAACCCGAGGACGTACTGGACGACGACATGCTGTACACGATTCCGGAGCTGGCGCGGCTGCTCCAGGGGCTACCGGTCGACGCCGAGCTGTCCGACTTCAACGAGTCTGTGTTCATCGACTGGGCCATCCCGTGGATGATTTACAACCAGGACGATCTGGTCTTTGCCGAGCCGGACGACGACGAGGTCGTCGGTCTCTACGGGCTCGCCGAGACATGA
- the sod gene encoding superoxide dismutase has protein sequence MSEHSEPELPPLPYDYDALEPHISEQVLTWHHDTHHQGYVNGLQSAEETLAENRESGEFGSSAGALGNVTHNGSGHYLHTLFWDNMAPNGGGEPEGELAARIEEDFGSYEGWKGEFEAAAKAAGGWALLVYDPVAKQLRNVAVDKHDQGALWGSHPILALDVWEHSYYYDYGPARGDFIDAFFEVVDWDEVAEQYQTAVSHVE, from the coding sequence ATGTCCGAACACTCAGAACCTGAACTACCACCGCTCCCGTACGACTACGACGCCCTCGAACCCCACATCTCCGAACAGGTGCTCACCTGGCACCACGACACCCACCATCAGGGGTACGTAAACGGGCTTCAGTCGGCCGAGGAGACGCTGGCCGAGAACCGCGAGTCGGGGGAGTTCGGCTCCTCCGCCGGCGCTCTGGGGAACGTCACCCACAACGGCAGTGGACACTATCTCCACACGCTGTTCTGGGACAACATGGCACCCAACGGCGGCGGCGAGCCCGAGGGTGAACTCGCCGCCCGCATCGAGGAGGACTTCGGCTCCTACGAAGGCTGGAAAGGCGAGTTCGAGGCCGCCGCGAAGGCCGCCGGCGGCTGGGCGCTGCTCGTGTACGACCCGGTTGCGAAGCAGCTGCGCAACGTCGCGGTCGACAAGCACGACCAGGGCGCTCTCTGGGGCTCGCACCCGATTCTGGCCCTCGACGTCTGGGAGCACTCGTACTACTACGACTACGGTCCGGCCCGCGGCGACTTCATCGACGCCTTCTTCGAGGTCGTCGACTGGGACGAGGTCGCCGAGCAGTACCAGACCGCAGTCAGCCACGTCGAGTAA
- a CDS encoding cryptochrome/photolyase family protein, giving the protein MYLHWHRRDLRAADNAGLARASADDPVLPVFVFDDEVLAHAGPPRVAFMLDALARLREWYRERDSDLLVASGDPREVLPDLATDYGADRVTWGKDYSGLARERDAAVRRALDDADVAREAVQDAVCHEPGEITTNDGDPYSVFTYFGRKWQDREKDEPYDPPAGDALVEFEDDTDLPTLSELGFDEPEADVPPAGTEPARELLDAFLDDGVYRYDDRRDYPHDDNTSHLSPHLKFGTIGIREVYAGTAEARSAVEPGSERDESVAEFQSQLAWREFYTQVLFANPNVVTANYKSYERPIQWNDDPEALQAWKDGETGYPIVDAGMRQLREEAFMHNRVRMIVASFLTKDLHIDWREGYDWFRERLVDHDTANDNGGWQWAASTGTDAQPYFRVFNPMTQGERYDPDAEYIKRYVPELRDAGAEIIHGWHEASLTQRRSAAPEYPDPIVDHSERREAAIEMFEAARGDS; this is encoded by the coding sequence ATGTATCTGCACTGGCACCGGCGGGACCTCCGGGCGGCGGACAACGCGGGACTGGCCCGCGCCAGCGCCGACGACCCCGTCCTTCCGGTGTTCGTCTTCGACGACGAGGTACTCGCCCACGCAGGCCCGCCCCGGGTCGCGTTCATGCTAGACGCGCTCGCACGCCTCCGCGAGTGGTACCGCGAGCGCGACAGCGACCTCCTCGTCGCCAGCGGGGACCCGCGGGAGGTGCTGCCCGACCTGGCGACCGACTACGGCGCCGACCGCGTGACGTGGGGCAAGGACTACTCCGGGTTGGCCCGCGAGCGCGACGCCGCGGTCCGCCGGGCGCTGGACGACGCAGACGTGGCACGCGAAGCCGTCCAGGACGCGGTCTGTCACGAGCCCGGGGAGATTACGACCAACGACGGCGACCCCTACAGCGTCTTCACCTACTTCGGCCGGAAGTGGCAGGACCGGGAGAAGGACGAGCCCTACGACCCGCCGGCGGGCGACGCGCTCGTCGAGTTCGAGGACGACACCGACCTCCCGACGCTCTCCGAGCTGGGGTTCGACGAGCCCGAGGCCGACGTGCCGCCCGCGGGCACCGAGCCGGCCCGCGAGCTGCTCGACGCGTTCCTCGACGACGGGGTCTACCGGTACGACGACCGGCGGGACTACCCCCACGACGACAACACCTCGCATCTGTCGCCCCACCTGAAGTTCGGGACTATCGGCATCCGCGAGGTGTACGCGGGGACCGCCGAGGCGCGGAGTGCCGTCGAGCCCGGCAGCGAGCGCGACGAGTCGGTCGCCGAGTTCCAGTCCCAGCTGGCCTGGCGGGAGTTCTACACGCAGGTCCTCTTTGCGAACCCGAACGTGGTCACGGCGAACTACAAGTCCTACGAGCGCCCGATTCAGTGGAACGACGACCCCGAGGCCCTGCAGGCCTGGAAGGACGGCGAGACCGGGTATCCAATCGTCGACGCCGGGATGCGTCAGCTCCGCGAGGAGGCGTTCATGCACAACCGCGTGCGGATGATAGTCGCCTCGTTCCTGACGAAGGACCTCCACATCGACTGGCGGGAGGGGTACGACTGGTTCCGCGAGCGGCTGGTCGACCACGACACCGCAAACGACAACGGCGGCTGGCAGTGGGCCGCCTCGACGGGGACCGACGCCCAGCCCTACTTCCGTGTCTTCAACCCGATGACACAGGGGGAACGCTACGACCCCGACGCCGAGTACATCAAACGCTACGTCCCCGAACTCCGGGACGCCGGCGCGGAGATAATCCACGGGTGGCACGAGGCCTCGCTGACCCAGCGGCGCTCGGCCGCGCCGGAGTATCCGGACCCCATCGTGGACCACAGCGAGCGGCGGGAGGCGGCAATCGAGATGTTCGAGGCCGCCAGGGGTGATTCGTGA
- a CDS encoding enoyl-CoA hydratase/isomerase family protein: MTDDAVLLTVEDGVATVTLNRPDERNALAEPTATRLVERFDAVDDSDARCVVLRGAGSAFCAGGDVAALVDGVDSERSATERARTAETINDAVAAVHGCRLPVVAAVDGPAFGAGAGLALACDIQLASPDAKIGFGSRRLGLGVDAGVSYFLPRIVGPNKAKELVFTGELLDADSARELGVFTRLFERDAFEAGVENLVATIADGPTVALSQAKRLIDRGTASTFEAALEREASAHGLAATTDDHAEGTTAFLEQRDPEFSGR, translated from the coding sequence ATGACCGACGACGCGGTACTGCTGACCGTCGAGGACGGCGTCGCGACTGTCACGCTCAACAGGCCCGATGAACGCAACGCCCTGGCGGAACCGACGGCCACACGGCTCGTCGAGCGGTTCGACGCCGTCGACGACAGCGACGCCCGCTGTGTCGTGCTCCGCGGGGCCGGGTCGGCGTTCTGTGCCGGCGGCGACGTGGCCGCGCTGGTCGACGGCGTCGACAGCGAGCGGTCGGCCACCGAGCGGGCCCGGACCGCCGAGACCATCAACGACGCCGTCGCGGCGGTCCACGGCTGCCGGCTGCCGGTGGTCGCGGCGGTCGACGGGCCGGCGTTCGGGGCCGGCGCGGGGCTGGCTCTGGCCTGTGATATCCAGCTGGCCAGCCCCGACGCGAAAATCGGCTTCGGGTCCCGGCGGCTCGGGCTCGGCGTCGACGCGGGCGTCTCCTACTTCCTGCCCCGCATCGTCGGCCCGAACAAGGCCAAGGAGCTGGTCTTTACCGGCGAACTGCTCGACGCCGACAGCGCCCGCGAGTTGGGCGTCTTCACGCGGCTGTTCGAGCGCGACGCCTTCGAAGCGGGCGTCGAGAACCTCGTGGCAACCATCGCCGACGGGCCGACCGTCGCGCTCTCACAGGCCAAGCGGCTCATCGACCGCGGCACCGCCTCGACGTTCGAGGCGGCCCTGGAGCGGGAGGCGAGCGCCCACGGGCTGGCCGCTACCACCGACGACCACGCGGAGGGGACGACGGCGTTCCTCGAACAGCGCGACCCGGAGTTCTCGGGGCGCTAG
- a CDS encoding UPF0058 family protein, which produces MHKDELLELHEQMVTIMEFFRDEMDTVDPGLFDPYGELDVRPSDVHKSKSEHKHAVFVLGNALATAMSEDEFSDAGRVGKRMKELAEDAESKL; this is translated from the coding sequence ATGCACAAAGACGAATTGCTCGAATTACACGAACAGATGGTGACCATCATGGAGTTCTTCCGTGACGAGATGGACACCGTCGACCCCGGGCTGTTCGACCCCTACGGCGAACTCGACGTGCGGCCGTCCGACGTCCACAAATCGAAGAGCGAACACAAACACGCGGTCTTCGTCCTCGGGAACGCGCTGGCGACGGCGATGAGCGAAGACGAGTTCTCCGACGCCGGCCGGGTCGGCAAGCGGATGAAGGAACTGGCAGAGGACGCCGAGAGCAAACTGTAG
- a CDS encoding ribbon-helix-helix domain-containing protein gives MPKVEINIPEHLEMQIAQLVEQGEFLNREEAIEDLLATGLKAYKTSGPTDEDEEPGFEEEDGMMGHDDEYVF, from the coding sequence ATGCCAAAGGTAGAGATCAACATCCCTGAGCACCTCGAAATGCAGATCGCTCAGCTGGTCGAGCAGGGCGAGTTCCTCAATCGTGAGGAGGCCATCGAGGACCTCCTGGCGACCGGTCTGAAGGCGTACAAGACCTCCGGACCGACGGACGAAGACGAAGAACCGGGTTTCGAAGAAGAGGACGGCATGATGGGCCACGACGACGAGTACGTGTTCTGA
- a CDS encoding isochorismate synthase — MEPLRGEHSTVGETAVVTRGCRLGPGAVRTVLETDRRPRFGWATPTESIAAAGAAATVTGGGPSRFDDVRAATEALFDSCETPSGGLPSVARPRLFGGFAFHHGDHDGEGSPWADFPGAAFFLPEVQVTERDGDRWLTTAAAGEDAADRAEALLTTWKERLADEPATEVGRGPGIASRERTPSQAAWRDQVARAISSVEEGRLRKVVLAQALRVHLRSDLSVPDVFARLAETYPDCYRFLFSPADRATFYGATPERLVSLRGRTVRTEALAGSTGRGDTPAEDEWLAAELLDSTKDIHEHELVAEAIRDQLDPYAASVRIGDRTVRRLATVQHLRTSITAELADDEHVLSLVDALHPTPAVGGLPPDEALRTIRETEAFDRGWYAAPIGWVDAAGNGTFAVGLRSAVATERTATLFAGAGIVADSDPDREWDEVQLKYRPMLDELE, encoded by the coding sequence ATGGAACCACTGCGTGGTGAGCACTCGACGGTCGGTGAGACGGCGGTCGTCACACGCGGGTGCCGGCTCGGTCCGGGCGCGGTCCGGACCGTGCTGGAGACCGACAGACGACCACGCTTTGGCTGGGCGACGCCGACGGAATCTATCGCCGCCGCGGGTGCCGCCGCGACCGTCACCGGCGGGGGACCGTCGCGGTTCGACGACGTGCGAGCGGCGACCGAGGCCCTGTTCGACAGCTGCGAGACGCCGTCCGGCGGCCTCCCGAGCGTCGCCCGACCGCGGCTGTTCGGCGGGTTCGCCTTCCACCACGGGGACCACGACGGCGAGGGGTCGCCCTGGGCCGATTTCCCCGGGGCCGCCTTCTTTCTGCCCGAAGTACAGGTGACCGAACGCGACGGTGACCGCTGGCTCACGACCGCGGCGGCCGGCGAGGACGCGGCCGACCGCGCCGAGGCCCTGCTCACCACCTGGAAAGAGCGGCTGGCCGACGAGCCGGCGACGGAGGTCGGCCGGGGACCCGGCATCGCCTCCCGCGAGCGCACCCCCTCACAGGCGGCCTGGCGCGACCAGGTGGCCCGGGCGATTTCGAGCGTCGAGGAGGGTCGCCTCCGGAAGGTCGTCCTCGCACAGGCGCTTCGGGTCCACCTCCGGTCGGACCTCTCCGTGCCGGACGTGTTCGCCCGGCTGGCCGAGACGTATCCGGACTGCTATCGCTTCCTGTTCTCCCCGGCGGACCGCGCCACGTTCTACGGCGCGACGCCCGAGCGGCTGGTGTCGCTGCGGGGCCGCACGGTCCGGACGGAGGCCCTGGCCGGCTCGACCGGCCGCGGCGACACGCCGGCCGAGGACGAGTGGCTCGCCGCCGAGCTGCTGGACAGCACCAAGGACATCCACGAACACGAACTCGTCGCGGAGGCCATCCGCGACCAGCTCGACCCCTACGCCGCGTCGGTCCGCATCGGCGACCGGACCGTTCGGCGGCTGGCGACGGTCCAGCACCTGCGGACCTCGATAACGGCCGAACTCGCCGACGACGAGCACGTCCTCTCGCTCGTGGACGCGCTCCACCCCACGCCCGCAGTCGGTGGCCTGCCGCCCGACGAGGCCCTCCGGACGATTCGCGAGACGGAGGCGTTCGACCGCGGCTGGTACGCGGCGCCCATCGGCTGGGTGGACGCCGCCGGCAACGGCACCTTCGCTGTCGGCCTCCGCTCGGCGGTCGCTACCGAGCGGACGGCGACGCTGTTCGCCGGGGCCGGTATCGTCGCCGACAGCGACCCGGACCGCGAGTGGGACGAAGTGCAACTGAAGTACCGGCCGATGCTCGACGAACTCGAATGA
- the menD gene encoding 2-succinyl-5-enolpyruvyl-6-hydroxy-3-cyclohexene-1-carboxylic-acid synthase, whose protein sequence is MSHPNVNTLWAETLVEELVAGGVEAVCVSPGSRSTPLTVACAQHPDLRVYSHLDERSSAFFALGRAKRTGRPTPLVCTSGTAAANFHPAVIEASQSGVPMLVLTADRPPELTDSGANQTIDQEKLYGDAVRWYRDMPEPEAEPRKVRMLRTTAARALSNTTGADPGPVHLNCRFRKPLEPTPVPDDRPGGVPENWAEGDRLAAEGRDGPFVRTAQGVGELDDAALSRVVSAVEAADGGLVVAGPADGGLGPEALGALAEATGFPVLADPLSSLRFGPHVDSIPVFGGYDAYLGTDAVGDWPDPEVVLRFGASPTSKPLRHYLRDAAPRQFVVDPAGGWTEATFTASDLLVADPDGTAEAVAERVSEAGDPAWADRFRHAERTHWETVSAALDGDYWEGGALADVARLAPDPATLFVSNSMPVRDLDRFGRPRTADIAVLGNRGASGIDGITSTALGAGSATDDPLVLVTGDLAYYHDMNGLLALARCDVDATIVLVDNDGGGIFHMLPIEGHDTFEDQFRTPHGLDFEPTGDIYDLDFERIADREAFIDAFESSVGSDGTQVLSLGFDADASHERRGRLQRRLAESL, encoded by the coding sequence ATGAGCCACCCGAACGTCAACACCCTCTGGGCCGAGACGCTGGTCGAGGAACTGGTCGCCGGCGGCGTCGAGGCGGTCTGTGTCTCGCCGGGCAGTCGCTCGACGCCGCTCACCGTCGCCTGTGCCCAACACCCCGACCTCCGGGTGTACTCCCACCTCGACGAGCGCTCGTCGGCCTTCTTCGCGCTCGGCCGGGCCAAGCGAACCGGCCGGCCCACGCCGCTTGTCTGTACCTCCGGGACCGCGGCGGCGAACTTCCACCCGGCGGTCATCGAGGCCAGCCAGTCCGGCGTCCCCATGCTCGTCCTGACCGCGGACCGCCCACCCGAACTCACCGACAGCGGCGCGAACCAGACCATCGACCAGGAGAAGCTGTACGGCGACGCCGTCCGCTGGTACCGGGACATGCCGGAACCGGAGGCCGAACCGCGCAAGGTCCGGATGCTGCGAACGACCGCTGCGCGGGCGCTCTCGAACACGACCGGCGCCGACCCCGGCCCGGTCCACCTCAACTGCCGGTTCCGCAAGCCCCTGGAGCCGACGCCGGTCCCCGACGACCGCCCCGGGGGCGTGCCCGAAAACTGGGCCGAGGGCGACCGACTCGCCGCCGAGGGCCGCGACGGCCCGTTCGTCAGGACCGCTCAGGGCGTCGGCGAACTCGACGACGCCGCCCTGTCGCGGGTCGTGTCGGCCGTCGAAGCCGCCGACGGCGGACTCGTCGTCGCGGGACCGGCCGACGGCGGACTCGGGCCAGAAGCGCTCGGCGCGCTGGCCGAGGCGACTGGATTCCCCGTCCTCGCGGACCCGCTCTCGTCGCTCCGCTTCGGTCCCCACGTGGACAGTATCCCCGTGTTCGGCGGCTATGACGCCTACCTCGGGACCGACGCCGTCGGCGACTGGCCCGACCCCGAGGTCGTGCTCCGCTTCGGGGCCTCGCCGACCTCGAAGCCGCTGCGCCACTACCTCCGGGACGCCGCCCCGCGGCAGTTCGTCGTGGACCCGGCCGGCGGGTGGACGGAGGCGACCTTTACCGCGAGCGACCTCCTTGTCGCCGACCCCGACGGGACGGCCGAGGCCGTCGCCGAGCGGGTGAGCGAGGCCGGCGACCCGGCGTGGGCCGACCGGTTCCGGCACGCGGAGCGGACCCACTGGGAGACGGTCTCGGCTGCCCTCGACGGCGACTACTGGGAGGGCGGCGCGCTGGCCGACGTGGCCCGGCTGGCGCCCGACCCGGCGACGCTGTTCGTCTCCAACAGCATGCCCGTCCGTGACCTCGACCGGTTCGGTCGGCCGCGGACGGCGGACATCGCGGTGCTTGGCAACCGCGGCGCCAGCGGTATCGACGGTATCACCTCGACGGCGCTCGGCGCCGGCAGCGCCACCGACGACCCGCTCGTGCTGGTCACCGGCGACCTGGCCTACTACCACGACATGAACGGGCTGCTCGCGCTCGCCCGCTGCGATGTGGACGCCACCATCGTCCTCGTGGACAACGACGGCGGCGGCATCTTCCACATGCTCCCCATCGAGGGCCACGACACCTTCGAGGACCAGTTCAGGACGCCCCACGGGCTCGACTTCGAGCCGACTGGCGATATCTACGACCTCGATTTCGAGCGGATTGCGGACCGCGAGGCGTTCATCGACGCCTTCGAAAGCTCCGTGGGGAGTGACGGTACGCAGGTCCTCTCGCTCGGGTTCGACGCCGACGCGAGCCACGAGCGGCGGGGACGGCTCCAGCGGCGCCTCGCCGAGTCGCTCTAG
- a CDS encoding J domain-containing protein: MTETFYDVLGVAEDATTDEIEAAYRERLKQTHPDVSDDEDAGAATQQLIEARDVLVDEDERARYDRLGHEAYVGDGTPSASDGASETSQADTDGRSGTTGTDAAGNETRNRAQRERRARERVREERRRTREARQRRQQAGERTRRDEAATSTADDTASPGSRRAGTADPTSATATGNTYSVRENVAANRSYGPSLPTGRELTLLGISFALYPVLLFSALLPAFPPLVNLVLTACTLLLIIYLQSMPRVALPLFGGWSAISVVGLLVFGIAPLSALGLVILCATVLPFGFSVLTASALRY, encoded by the coding sequence ATGACTGAGACGTTCTACGACGTGCTCGGCGTCGCCGAGGACGCGACGACCGACGAGATAGAGGCGGCCTACCGGGAGCGTCTCAAGCAGACCCATCCCGACGTGAGCGACGACGAGGACGCGGGGGCGGCCACGCAGCAGCTCATCGAGGCCCGGGACGTGCTCGTCGACGAGGACGAACGCGCCCGCTACGACCGGCTGGGCCACGAGGCCTACGTCGGGGACGGAACGCCGTCGGCGAGCGACGGGGCGTCCGAGACGAGTCAGGCGGACACCGACGGGCGGAGCGGCACCACCGGGACGGACGCGGCCGGGAATGAGACCCGAAACCGCGCACAGCGGGAACGGCGAGCGCGCGAGCGAGTCCGCGAGGAGCGTCGGCGGACGCGGGAGGCCCGCCAGCGACGCCAGCAGGCGGGCGAGCGAACCCGGAGGGACGAGGCGGCGACAAGCACGGCCGACGATACGGCGTCACCGGGCAGTCGCCGAGCGGGGACCGCCGACCCGACGAGCGCGACGGCGACGGGCAACACCTACAGCGTGCGCGAGAACGTCGCCGCGAATCGGAGCTACGGGCCTTCGCTGCCGACCGGGCGCGAACTCACGCTGCTCGGCATCTCCTTCGCGCTCTACCCGGTGTTGCTGTTCTCGGCGCTCCTCCCGGCGTTCCCGCCGCTCGTCAACCTCGTCCTGACCGCGTGTACGCTGTTGTTGATAATTTACCTCCAGTCGATGCCCCGCGTCGCGCTCCCGCTGTTTGGCGGCTGGAGCGCCATCAGCGTCGTGGGGCTGCTCGTCTTCGGCATCGCGCCCCTCTCGGCGCTCGGGCTCGTGATACTGTGTGCCACGGTACTCCCCTTCGGGTTCTCGGTCCTGACGGCGTCGGCGCTGCGGTACTAG
- a CDS encoding 1,4-dihydroxy-2-naphthoyl-CoA synthase, which produces MVSEIFDPDRWEPIERFDFADITYHRSTETGAVRIAIDRPEKRNAFRPETVDELSEALDHAKRLTDVGCVLLTGNGPSEKDGGWAFCSGGDQSIRGESGYEYEADGDSESRSDSNSRAGSDATREAAVGDEDAPENVGRLHILEVQRQIRHIPKPVVAVVPGWAVGGGHSLHVVCDLTVASEDHAKFLQTDPDVGSFDGGFGSAYLARQVGQKKAREVFFLGKTYDAEEAADMGMVNDVVPHDELEATAIEWAERMNEKSPTAMRMLKYAFNLDSDGMVGQQVFAGEATRLAYMTDEAQEGRDAFNEGRAPDFDDVPWHY; this is translated from the coding sequence ATGGTCTCTGAGATTTTCGACCCCGACCGCTGGGAACCGATAGAGCGGTTCGACTTCGCCGACATCACCTACCACCGCTCGACGGAGACGGGCGCGGTCCGCATCGCCATCGACCGCCCGGAGAAACGCAACGCCTTCCGGCCCGAGACGGTCGACGAACTGTCGGAGGCGCTGGACCACGCCAAGCGGCTCACCGACGTTGGCTGTGTCCTGCTGACGGGGAACGGCCCCTCCGAGAAGGACGGCGGCTGGGCGTTCTGCTCGGGGGGCGACCAGAGCATCAGGGGCGAGAGCGGGTACGAATACGAGGCGGATGGAGATAGCGAGTCGCGAAGCGACTCGAACAGCCGAGCGGGGAGCGACGCGACCCGCGAGGCAGCCGTCGGCGACGAGGACGCCCCCGAGAACGTCGGCCGGCTCCACATCCTGGAGGTCCAGCGCCAGATTCGCCACATCCCCAAACCCGTCGTCGCCGTCGTCCCAGGGTGGGCCGTCGGCGGCGGCCACTCGCTGCACGTGGTCTGTGACCTCACCGTCGCCAGCGAGGACCACGCGAAGTTCCTCCAGACCGACCCCGACGTGGGCAGCTTCGACGGCGGCTTCGGCTCGGCGTATCTCGCCCGGCAGGTCGGCCAGAAGAAGGCCCGCGAGGTGTTCTTCCTCGGGAAGACCTACGACGCCGAGGAGGCCGCCGACATGGGGATGGTCAACGACGTGGTCCCCCACGACGAGCTGGAGGCGACCGCTATCGAGTGGGCCGAGCGGATGAACGAGAAGTCGCCGACGGCGATGCGGATGCTGAAGTACGCCTTCAACCTCGATTCGGACGGGATGGTCGGCCAGCAGGTCTTCGCCGGCGAAGCGACCCGGCTGGCGTACATGACCGACGAGGCCCAGGAGGGGCGGGACGCATTCAACGAGGGCCGAGCGCCCGACTTCGACGACGTGCCCTGGCACTACTGA